The genomic window AATGCATTATGCGACGGGCAAACGCAATCAGTGTGcggaacatatgtatgtatgtatacataggcATGCACACACATCCGAGCGCAAGTAGAGTAGTTGAATGACACATTTTATTGGTGCCACACAAATGGCAATAGGAACTACCGCGAATGGCGGAAAGCGACGAAGGGGCATACACTTTACCACTgtgattagaaaaattatacctacttgcatgtatgtaggtacataaaaACGACCATACATTTCACAAGCTCTAGATGTGAAGAGACAGATGAGGCTAACAAACGCACTGCTGAAAAATGCGAGTGGGAAATTCCATAATTCTTCGCAAATAATTACGAGGTAAATAGCGAGCGTTGGAAAAACACCGAAGCGCAAACAGAACAAAAGACACATGCGCGCAGCAACACGTGTCACCTTCCAGACAGACAGATATTCGAAAACAGAAATCTGTTCCTTGTCGAACTGGTCCAAGGCTACAAATCCTTCTTAAAGATAATTCTTATCACAATGAGGAATCAGGCAGCCACCTGCAGCCATTTATGGATTGAAATTTCCAACAAGTGTTCAATTTTTGAAACACCGATTGATAACATCATCTGACGACTGGATGACGTGTTGTGTGCCGGGCGGCACGCAACCGTCGTCCAAGTACACACTGCTCTCGGAATGACACTTTCGGGTGCAAATCAGTTTAATGACTAGTTTGAGTGTTACGTGAAACAaacttttaacaatttttataactGAATTGCCTTTAGCCAAAGAACCAGTGATTTTTGAAGTAGAAACGGAACGATTTAGAACACgaatctttttcttttatagttTAATAAATTATGTATATTTCTGATCTTATATGTAGGCATTCATATCATTATTAATTCCTAGAATCGCTTCCTCAACTGAgcttattcataaaaaaatcctGCACGCGCCTTCCATCTTTTATTGGGGACGTCTTGAATTATGTGGataccaacatttttttgtagtcCCTTTTATATTCTCTATTAGTCAAGCCAGGCCTTCTTTCTCACACTCTCCAAAATGCACACTGCGGAAACGGATGCTCTCTGGTATCAGGAGCGCATCGAAAAGCCGTCGCAAACTCTGGCATATTCGCCATCGTTTCTATGACTCGCACATCATCTCGATCATGCGCAATAGGATGTGGCAGTGAGCCACAAAAGAActgagcaaaatttaaaaagaacaaCTGCTGCGAGTTGAATTCCGGCGCAAGTCTGGCTCTTTCCGCAACTCCGTCCTCCCCACCAAAATATACATCATATGCCAACTGCATTCCGCTAACATCTGCTATGCGTTCGATGAGTGCTGCGGTGGGCGTACGCATGAAACATCGAAGACTACGCTGAACACCAATATTCGCAAGAATCATCTCACCAGCGGAATTTTCATTGCCCAAGCTATCGAAAGTAATACCCGATGTATCGAAAGCGTGACTGAGTTCATGTGCGAGTATCCAGCCGCCGAGGCTGTATTGTAACAACGGATGTGAGCGATGCTCATAGAAGGGCAGATGAAGGAAAATCATTGGCACGATAAGCAAGTTGCGTTGATGCACAAAGTAGGGCGCATTGCGAGCAGTCTGTATATCGTCGTAAACGTAGAAGGTATCGGGACAGAGCCGCCCATCACCGATAAGTAGATtggcatgttgttgttgtgtgcgAAAACGAAGCATTTCGAGGTGGTTGTGATAAAAATTAGTAGCGCTGAGGTTGGCGTCCGCATAGTACGCATTATAGTGAGCGGCTGACATGCGCGCTGGCAGATTTCCAAGCCGCAAGTTCATGGTTGAAAGTTTGTCTTGAAGATATGAGCGCTCCAAGGGAGACAATGGAAATTTATTAGCTACCAAGTATCGCGAAAATCTCGCTTTTAATCTGGTGAATATGCGCCCAAGTGTCATTTCATCGGCGACACGCGTTTCGTAGAGATAACGATCGAAGAGGTAGTCCACGCCTAGGGGCATAAGCGCGGCTATATGGTCAAAGCAATTTTTCGGCGTAATTTGAGGAGCCATTTGTTGGAGCAGGTGGGTGAGACGAAACAAAATATACCAGGCGATGGTTTCTGCGTCTGTTTTCGATAGCAATTTTTCTAGGTTGTGCATGTAGGATAAACCAACTAACTGAATGGGGAGTGTTGGAAGCGGTGTACGTTTCAAGAGATTGCTGAAATACTGAAACCAGCCAAAGTGCGGCATAACTGCATGTAATGCCCCTAGCGTAAGTATGGCCTCATCTTCACACTGTGTCACACCATCACCCATTAAATTCCGTCTTAGTACCAcctggttttcatattttttcctcAAGGCCTGTATTTCTGTCTCAAACGCATAGACCACCGTAGCTAGTTGCTCATATTTCTTTACCTCTTGTTCACAATCTGGACAAAGTTCAACGATAGCGCCTAgtatttcttgtttatttttgaagGATTCCCCTTCATAAGGCAACCGCAACTCAATCACATAGCGCGCAGAATCATTGTAGGCCCAGTTTACAGTTTCATGCAGAAAAACACCATTGAAACCAAAGCGACGCAAATCAGCGATCGCGGAGAGCCAATCAAAATCCTCCGTAGACCACTTATCGCCATTCAAAGAAATCCTCAGATCGTCCAGCCATCTTAGACGAGGTTCTCTGTTCATCAGCTCTTTAAAGTAATTATCCAGTTTTAGATAATAAGTATTTACTCCTGTACAAGTTGTGTAGTAGCGTTCAACCTTTCGGAGCAGAAACATAATTTCCGTGTCTGCGTGCCCTTTAAAGCTAGCGTCCTGTAGatacttttgcaatttttgtgcaTAGTAATTGCCCACAGCCCCAAAATTATCCACGTGATTGTAGTAAGGCGCGGCAGTCCACTCGCCGCAAGCATAGTCCCAAAAGTTCTCGCAAGGGTCGGTTGCGTTGTGCAAATTCGCGCGTATTACATCCACGATAGAAGCATCCAGTCGCGATAGACAGTCCGCATCCTCCGCGCAACTTACCAACGCCACGTGGTCGCATTCGGATCGACTGATGAGCGTGAGAATTGCGAAGGTTTTGAACAAGTTGAAGGTACACATTTGCGAAATTGCGCAAATACCTACGATGACATTTGCAATGTATTGCCAAGCTGCTGATAAGCACCGATCTTGTTGTACCGCATGCACGTCCTCACTCAACTGATGTGCTCGCGCAGAGCTAATCTAAAACGAGCAATCCAGCTTTtcaccaattttgttttttaagaatcACATGTTTACTGACATCGGTGGGTTTTTGGAGCTAGATTATGAGCgctagaatttatttttatttttaaatattctctgTGTAGAAGAAATACTGCTTATCGAAATAGCCACTCAGAAAGGCAATCAAATGCAATACAAGAGATTTTAGTCGTGCGGGAAGAGCGTTGTCATATCaatattaaaaacttgtttCTATATTTCTGGCCTGATCATAGCGAGTTATTGTTTTTGcaaattatgaataattttaattagcCCGTCGCACCGTGCTGCGGCTCCATACAAAAAGTGGTGAAAAACACGAAAATGCAAagattttgctaaaaatttgttCCTTAGCGCATTATAGTACACCCAAATATCATACTTGCTCTTTAtagcttttatattttcgataaaattaTGATTAAGACTAAGTGTATCTTTCTGAAAATGTATCTTTCTGAACCATTCCAGTGCAAgtcatgtaaaattttatttttatacaaaagaaaTGTTGATAGACACAGTTAACATAATGACATGAAAGCAATCAATTTATGTTGGACTTTCTTCGCAATCACAGATCACACATTTCCAATCGCAGTTACCCGTCTTGGTGTTTGACAATGCGAACGAAACCATCCGGGAACGCGCACTTGCTGCTCTCGATGCACGCGAATTATTCACGTTATGACGAAGCaaggttgttgctgttgtgttatTGTTTTGACAACCAAACTTCAGGATGGCGCAGACCAATACGCATACTCACAAACAGCCGCATTTATTTATACCGTTTTTTATACCATTCGTGTCATTGTAAGCCAGTGCcaacgtttttgtttttcgtttaatttgctCTACAGTATggcatttattctttatttgcataataaataatacatgcATACCCATATACGTGCGTGTacacatacatgtgcacatatATGGATGTGTGTTTACATTTCTGTGCGCTGCAAATATAGGAAGTTCATGTGAGTGTGTTGATATTTGTCTtgatttatgtgcatatgtgtgtaaatTGTGTTGATATTTGTTTGTGGTATCgcgttttgtttcatttaaaatattgcttttgtcACTGATTTTTAAGTTTGGCATCCTGAATTGACTTTTGATGTTTtcgtataaattttttaatcgcaATATGTACCTGTATAGTATACAATTTATAAAGTCGCTTTACATCTTTTAAATGAATTTGCAAATATGTACGCATGCGGATAACAACGCAAATAATGCGCCGATTTgcagattttctttttcttttttgaatttgaaattccGGGAAGTTGTTTTTTGTGCAATGTGCTTAAACTTAGAAAAAGGGCCTTTCTATAAgccaaaatgtattaaaaaatcgataacaataatttttaacttgCCCCAAATCAGAAACCGTTTtctgattttgttttgtttttaattttatgtgttgTCTAAACTGCCAAACTTTGTTTACCTTACCTAGAACATTCgcgcaacaacaaaatgcacACTTTAACTGACAAATTTGACAATTCGAGTTTGACATTCTAGAGAGttcaatcaacaacaaaatgcacGCCATGAGGTAAGGAACACAAAGGTGGCGACATCCGCCAACCTGCAACTGCTACGTTGTACccggcgaatttgacagaatcagccgCTTTGAGTGGCCTCAGCACAAGAAATAAACAAACCTTTGTGTGCAAAGTTACTTGTTTGCGAAGCACTCAGtgaataatttgatttttaaattaaacaaaacactaaACATGAAGTGCcgcgttttaaattgtgaaagcatggATGATAATAAGCTtcaaaatgcagtttttttcgCTGCTTTTCGCTTGCTTTCGCTTACTCCTACTCTTCTTTTCAGAATAGCAGCGTGGcaatatacaaaaatgtggtaaaaagcCACTAAAAGTCACATCGAAAACGAATCAATCGAATGAAATAATTCTTCTTTGTAGTTAATCTTTGAAATGTTTACTTTCGTTCtacatcaataaaattttctagCATAACCAAAATGTTTAAACAAATGTGATACTTTTCCGCAAAAAAgcagtttgtgtgtatgttcgcTGTGTGCCAGATATGCCGAGCTGAGTTCAGCGAGAATAAGCAGGCAAAGCAAAGATGCTTtctgctttttcgttttttgcgtTTGACAATTCTACGCGATATTGCTTTTGCATTTCTAATCTTCTGATTGTGTTTTGCTTTAAGTATTACGAGATTAgggcaaaattttccaaagaatTCAGTTTGCTGATTTATTGCTTTGTGGCTACAAACAAGCACATTTTACCACATTAAAAAGCAGTAAGCTTGAATCAAATCAGGTTGGAGAAAAATGCTTATTAAAGGAACGGAAACTGGCAGGACTTGGTTTTCAATGCTCTTTCTCTTCAACACAATATTCTTCTGGATATATTTTTCGTTTCCTTTCCTTTCGTTTTGATTTTGGCTTCACATATTTGTGCGAGCTGCTATGTTAATGCAGCAAAACTGATTACGAACGCaggcaactttttaatcaaactcttttaataaaactttaacaAAACGTACTATTTtacgtacacatgtatgtacgtgtgtatgtacaagGGAAAGATTGAATACTACTGCATACTACTGAGGTGAACAATTCTATTTAAAGTCTCACTTTTGTCCGTATATAACCCTAGAGACTTGAGAAAATATGAGAGCTCTTACTTCCGAAGAAGACAATGCACTTTTGCATAATTTGCACAAAATAAGCAGCGGGCAGTTTCCAACGATCTAACAAATatttgtagttttatttaaaatatttaagatcTGATTGAGAAAGTACAACAAGAAGTTATAAATCTTACGACTAAGTCGCTGAACTGGTTTAGTAGTGGAGTGAGTAATACTATCAGCTACGAATGAGAAAGAAATTGAAGGAAAACGTTTCTAAATTGCCTCTGATTAGACGATGAAAAATCGTCCCAATATTTCAGAGGCGGCATTAAAACTAGAACAGCTCCATCGAACACTTCCCTTCACAGAAAACGGGCACGTTTGAGTTACTTGGAATTCTGTAAGTATAAGGAGCATGTTGagtgcaaaattaatgaaaaaattcgtGTGGACATTGAAATTCgattaaaaataagtttcagAGAATAAGATAAGATTAAGCTAAATACGAGTGAAACCCAGATTGCATAACAAATACTGTATACTGTTACCGATCAGGTAGTTAAATTTCATAACTTAGCAAGAAATTGATAAGATAAAAAGTTCGGTTATAAACTTGAGTAAATAACCGAAATTGTATTGTTCTTAATCAATTTCATATTATATGTGCCATTTTGATCAAGTCGAAAAGTTGGTGCAAGTGCACTTTGCAGGTCTCTATTGATTTTTTCCTCCCTTCAGAGAGCCACGAAAGTACCGATTTAATGATAGAGATTAAAACTAGGCATGTcaagattatttaaaatgtaaaataaaatttcttttataatattattaaatattgacTTAAAAGCACGAAAGCACTTTTACAGATTCCACTATTTAAACACAACAAATCTACAAAGAAACTGCTTTCCCCAACCCTTACACAATTCGTATTCTAAATTGGGGTAAGCATAATGTTGTAATACGAGTAGTAAGTAGGTCACTATGTAGTTCTCATCTCACGGCCATCTTCAATTCATGCAAATAATAAAGCACAATCGAAGCCTATGCAATGTCTTTATAGATTTCAACTGCGAACTatcaaaatgcataaaatttctACAATAAAGAGAAAGGCCTGTTTTCAATTTCTCCTGTTTCTAAGATTGTGCACAGAGAAAAAAGTAGAACACGACGGAAAAATTATTACGAAGTAGAAAAAGATACAGATTGAAGTTAAGTAATCGAAAGAGTGGATGACAGCGCTCAAGGCAAAATTGTCCTAGTCAACCTTAACAAACGAATACATTTAAACACGcctacatacctatgtacgcATGTTAGATACATAAGAATCTATAGAAATCATTTGTATACAACGATTTGTCAACAGCAAGTAGTGGAAGAGTATCTTCATGGAGGtcgaaatgaaaaaatgtcgTAAGAGTTTGTCAATTTTTCACTTGCATAAATATCAGGTACGAAATCGAACACAACAACTAAGGAAATTCAAGGAAAACcactaaaattgatttttaatttcaatttagatTTGTAATGCATCAGGCAGAACAAAAGCAATATTGTAATCGAGAATAAGAAAAGGATATAAGTTGTTGCTCAGATTgcaataaaataattgcaaatagaAGTTCGCCCTTTTATAAcctaaacataaaaataaataaataattggcgcgtacgcttCTGTTacgtgcttggccgagctcttcctcctatttgtggtgtgcgtgttgatgttgttccacaaatggagggacctacagttttaagccgactccgaacggcagatatttttatgaggagctttttcatggcagaaatacactcggaggtttgccattgcctgccgaggggcaaccgtttttatgttgtttttatgcaaatgtttttattaattttgctttcaccgagattcgaaccaacgatctctctgtgaattccgaatgataatcacgctccaacccattcggctacggcggccgccaaacatATTGAAGTTATTTTACACGATTGATTATGACAAATTACA from Anastrepha ludens isolate Willacy chromosome 5, idAnaLude1.1, whole genome shotgun sequence includes these protein-coding regions:
- the LOC128863331 gene encoding neprilysin-4; the encoded protein is MCTFNLFKTFAILTLISRSECDHVALVSCAEDADCLSRLDASIVDVIRANLHNATDPCENFWDYACGEWTAAPYYNHVDNFGAVGNYYAQKLQKYLQDASFKGHADTEIMFLLRKVERYYTTCTGVNTYYLKLDNYFKELMNREPRLRWLDDLRISLNGDKWSTEDFDWLSAIADLRRFGFNGVFLHETVNWAYNDSARYVIELRLPYEGESFKNKQEILGAIVELCPDCEQEVKKYEQLATVVYAFETEIQALRKKYENQVVLRRNLMGDGVTQCEDEAILTLGALHAVMPHFGWFQYFSNLLKRTPLPTLPIQLVGLSYMHNLEKLLSKTDAETIAWYILFRLTHLLQQMAPQITPKNCFDHIAALMPLGVDYLFDRYLYETRVADEMTLGRIFTRLKARFSRYLVANKFPLSPLERSYLQDKLSTMNLRLGNLPARMSAAHYNAYYADANLSATNFYHNHLEMLRFRTQQQHANLLIGDGRLCPDTFYVYDDIQTARNAPYFVHQRNLLIVPMIFLHLPFYEHRSHPLLQYSLGGWILAHELSHAFDTSGITFDSLGNENSAGEMILANIGVQRSLRCFMRTPTAALIERIADVSGMQLAYDVYFGGEDGVAERARLAPEFNSQQLFFLNFAQFFCGSLPHPIAHDRDDVRVIETMANMPEFATAFRCAPDTREHPFPQCAFWRV